In the genome of Acipenser ruthenus unplaced genomic scaffold, fAciRut3.2 maternal haplotype, whole genome shotgun sequence, the window tgatgatgatgatgatgatgatgatgatgaagatgatgatgatgatgatgatgaagatgatgatgatgatgatgatgatgatgatgatgatgatgatgaagatgatgatggtgatgatgatgatgatgatgatgatggtgatgatgatgatgatgatgatgatgatgatgatgatgatgatggtgatgatgatgatgatgatgatgatgatgataatgtgtTTTTCTCTCCCCCGATAGCCGCATCGAGGTGCGCCTGGGCGAGCACCACATCAAGGTTAGCGAGGGCACCGAGGAGTTCATCAGCTCCGCTAAAGTGATCCGGCACCCGCGCTACAACGCCTACAACATCGACAATGACATCATGCTCATCAAGCTCTCCCGCCCCGCCCTGCTCAGCGCGAACGTGCAGCCCGTTGCCTTGCCAACCAGCTGCCCCCCCGCCGGCACCATGTGTAGAGTGAGCGGATGGGGCAACACCATGAACGCCAGTGAgcacccccacccaccccccctcattattattattattattattattattattattattattattattattattattattgttgctgttgttgctattgttaatattattattattctcagaTGATAACGGTAACCTCCTGCAGTGCCTGGAGATCCCGATCCTGTCCGAGCAGGACTGTGAGAACTCCTACCCCGGCATGATCACTCCCAACATGTTCTGCGCGGGATACCTGGAGGGGGGCAAGGACTCCTGCCAGGTACAGAcaatacactgagacaccatcaatacactgatcaatacactgagacaccatcaatacactgatcaatacactgaTCTGTACACTGAGACCCCATCATtacactgatcaatacactgatcaatacactgagaccccatcaatacactgatcaatacactgagaccccatcaatacactgatcaatacactgagaccccatcaatacactgagacaccatcaatacactgatcaatacactgatcaatacactgatcactgcactgatcaatacactgagacaccatcAATACCCCGTCAGTACCCTGAGCCCCCCTCAGTACCCCCTCAGTACCCTGAGCCCCCCTCAGTACCCCCTCAGTACCCTGAGCCCCCCTCAGTACTCTgcgcccctcctctctctccagggTGACTCCGGAGGTCCCGTCGTGTGTAACGGCGTGCTGCAGGGTGTCGTGTCCTGGGGGTACGGCTGCGCTGAGAGGAACCACCCCGGTGTCTACACCAAGGTGTGCAACTTCAGTGACTGGATCCAGAGCACCGTCGCCAGCAACTGAGCCCCCGAACCCCGAGCCggacagcctgcctgcctgcctgcctgagccGGAcagactgcctgcctgcctcagCGCTACCGCACCCGACTGACTTCAGCAGCCGTCAGACTCATTCTGTACCCCATCATGCATCACTGCAATACCATCGCAGCAATACACATTGCAGATACATCTGTCTGGGTTAGAGATTGCGTTTTTGCAGCTCTCAAATTCATGCTGCacaacaaataaaagattttgaaTGAAATGATTCTTgtccattgtattattattattacagaataatgtatttgatattaaaatgactcGTTTTGAATTTGGTTCAATTTCCCCCTCCTCCAAACACACCGTGCAGGTTTAACAGAGAGAGGGATGAATAGAAGTCagtacaaaacctttttttttaacacagaggATTATAACTGCATGGAATGCACTAGCAGGTGAAGAAGTCACATCTAAAACACACTGACCTTTCAAACCCAATTGGTCTCTGTCCTGTTGAATCAGACGCGTCCAGCCGGGCGCTGGGCAGGGTCGAGTCTCGATGGGCTTCACGGTCTCTTCTCATTCCCACACTCTGCATGCATTCTGCACTCTGGAGAGCGCAGAGAATTCAAACCCTCAAGCAGCTCTCTATCCACGGAGAACCAGGATCCCACAGGATACCCGCCAATCAATCACCAGAAACACTTCATGAAGAAGAAAAGCCAGCGACGAACCCAAAACTCACCGTTTTAATAATCAGCTGCAggcatattgaattaaatactcCACGTCCAATTGCAATGTGATGTTTAATACAGCACCAAAATCAACCACTGCTTGGATCAGAAgaatttcaattgttttattggaATAAAGTAATCTGACAattcataattatatataaagggttaatgatacaaaaaaaattatttcaagATGTTTTGGAGAAAAGAtattcttcagctgtgtagaaagcaaAGTAAATAATAAACTTGTGATTTTTCAAACATTATATACATACACCCTCAATATACCCCTGAGATTATGAAACATTAAATAAATCCTTATTCCCTAAATCACTGCtttcaattctctctctctctctctctctctctctctctctctctctctctctctctctctctctctctctctctctctctctctctgcagtcaaGTTTGTATTTCGCGTTGTGCTTCCTAGGTCAACTGGAGCGTGAAATTGTCCCACCCCCTTTAGTAACGCCTCCTTTTCCTGTTGTTAACCAATCAACTGCTGTCTCCCGGGTTGACTGACGCGCTCTTCAGCTGCTGACCCAGGAAGTGACACAGTGAGAGACTACCGGAAAACAAGGTAAGAAAACAGAGAACCAGGTGCAACACCAGAtgccttaaccctttcagtcctggatGATTTCtgtcgagctgaagaatgaaGCTACAGAAATGAAGCTACAGaattcaaaagaaatgtattgagTGTACATACATGCATGATAACAGGACACAGAAAACGTATGTTTTCTACATGACCTCAGACAGGGACCCAGgcgtcccgtgaggttccaacgtgatttctgaCGACGTGGTTTaaccaggactgaaagggttcggATGGCAGACGCGCGTTTTTCTAAAGATGCACGTGTGAGAGCcggcagagcaaaaaaaaaaaaacgtatagcAGGGCACGACGATGAGCGAGATTTaggcaattgttttgttaactaCACACACGCTTTGACTAAAACATGTACAGTGCTAGCAGAGCCAGCGAGCTGCTGTACAGCAGCACTGAGCCCACCACCGCACTAGGCTGCCCTTTCCCAAAGGCGTCTGGATAGGGGGTTGTACTGCCAGTGGTAACCGGTTCTGGGGCCGCTGAAGTTCCCGGGATCTTCCTCACAGAATAAGGGCAGTTCCCGACATTCCCGGCTTTGTCCACGACGATGATGTTCACCTCAGTTGAGCAGCAGGAGGCGGTGTAGTTCACGAGGGTGATGTTGGCTCCGCCCTCCCACACCATGGTGGTGTTCAGCGTGCCGTTGTCCAGCCGGGTGAAGATTCTGTGCACCCCCACGCCACCGTCCCTCACCTCGGCACAGAGCTCCCACGTCTCGCCGGCGCAGTTTGTGGAGCAGTTTTCGTTGATGAAGACGAGGCTGCAGACGGGCGGGTCAAAATCCACCACCTGCAACGACAGGAGGAACGGTAACAAGTCGACATGTTACCTGGAGTGTTCTGCGGAGCGTCTTGTGTGTTTAGGGTTTGAATTAACAATGACAATGGAAGCACTTCTGATTTCTTATACCAAGCAgtcaaatatttaacaaaaacatccCATCCCGTCCCATGAGACTTCTTACTGTGGGCTTCAAATTTAATCAACAGAGTCTGGAAGACTCTCTTTGTTAATGTGGACGGAAGAAGGGGGAAGCACTGGCAGGAGGTTTCGAGGTAATCCCCCCAAAATCCGATCTTTTAAACCCAGAGAAAGAAAGGTTATCAAATTCTATCTTCATGCTGTGAACACGCAGTGCGATTAgaccagtgctgcccaaacacggtcctggagagcccctatccagtaagttttgtaggtcaccctaaatctgctaatttctaaagactgggaacacatggaagttattgatcaattaagcaaataacttgttcaattaagggaactctggtcatcgggccagtttacatgctggaaAAATGTCATGACTcatttactgtcatgacttatttaaggtggcatggtttggattacaattttagttagttttggttt includes:
- the LOC131729738 gene encoding trypsin-1-like, producing the protein MRSLVFLLLLGAAAAIDDDKIVGGYECQPHSQPWQVSLNAGYHFCGGSLINDEWVVSAAHCYKSRIEVRLGEHHIKVSEGTEEFISSAKVIRHPRYNAYNIDNDIMLIKLSRPALLSANVQPVALPTSCPPAGTMCRVSGWGNTMNANDNGNLLQCLEIPILSEQDCENSYPGMITPNMFCAGYLEGGKDSCQGDSGGPVVCNGVLQGVVSWGYGCAERNHPGVYTKVCNFSDWIQSTVASN